CATCTCTACGGTAATCTCTGTGATATGAATGCCTTACTGGCAATTGGTGAACGCCATGGCATTCCAGTCATTGAAGATGCTGCTGAAGCGATTGGCTCGATCTATCACGGACAGCGGGCTGGCAGTATGGGGCGTTTTGGAGCATTCTCTTTTCATGGTACGAAAACGATTACCACAGGTGAAGGGGGAATGTTTGTCACCAATGATCCCGAGCTTTATGAACAAGTGCTGACACTTTCTAATCACGGACGGGCTCGGAATCAAACTAAACAGTTTTGGCCTGACGTTGTGGGTTTTAAGTACAAGATGAGCAATATTCAAGCTGCTATTGGCTGTGCCCAGATAGAAAGAGTTAATGAATTGATAAAAGAGAAGCAAGATATTCTAGAAAGATATAAGAAAAAGTTCAAAGAGTTTCAAATAGGGAATTACTGCTTTAATAAACGAGAGGAGAATTGTGAAATTGGGGCGTGGATGACAAATGTTGTGATTGGGCATCCATCACTAAATTCTATGATTTCAGAATCATTGCAAGAGCATCTGAAGCCGTTAGGTATTGATGTGAGGCCTTTTTTCTATCCACTGTCATCGGTTCAGCCATTTCAACACCTCAAACCTCAAAATCCTACGCAATGGTGGTCTTATAAAATTCCTCCTAGTGCCATAAACTTGCCTTGTGCCCATGGAATTTTAAGCCAAGAAATTGATAGGATTACGTCTTGCATCGCATCAGTCGTGAATTGAAGGTGAGCGACTAATGAATCATTCCTGCATAGTGTGGGGTGCCACTGGTCAAAGCAAGGTCATTTACGATATTCTCCAAGCTGAAAATGTAAGAGTTGTCCACCTTTTTGATAACAATAATCAAACAAAGTCTTTTTCTGTAGAGATTCCACTAGCATTTGGTGTACAAGGGCTTGAGATCTATATCAAGCATCTTGCTCTAAAGTCAATATTCCCTAAAGAAGTTGACTGTATTGCTGCAATTGGGGGTACCCATGGTCGAGCAAGACAAGATATAACAGAAACTATGAAAAGCTTTGGTTTTCAGCCAAGAAGTGTTCAGCACAAAAGTGCAATTGTTAGCTCATTTAGCAAGACCGGCAACAGCACGCAAATTCTAGCTGGTTCAATAATTAGCTTTGGTGCTCAAATAGGAGATTACTCAATAATAAACTCCGGTGCGAATATTGATCATGATTGTATTATTGGAGACCGATGCCATGTTGCTCCTCAAGCTGCGCTAGCTGGCGAAGTCTTACTCGAAAATGATGTTTTTGTTGGGACTAATGCTACTATTTTGCCTAGGATAAAGATAGGTCAAAATTCTGTAGTTGGGGCAGGATCTGTAGTCACAAAAGATGTTCCTTCAAATTCTGTAGTTGTTGGAAACCCCGCAAAAATTTTGAGAAAAATCGAAAGTTGAAAGAGATCCAATGAGTATTTATCAACAGAGAGAACAGACTTTAAGGGATTGCTCATGGTGGCTCACTCGCGCTATCAGCATCCCTGCTGTGTCTGTTAGATGTTGCAGAAGGCTTAGATCCGCGGCAATCCACGCGCAAGGTTGTTGGTGTCGATATTGATATCCGTCCGCATAACCGTGAGGCACTGGATCAGCATCCTCTACGATTCAAGATGGAACTAATTGAAGGCTCCTCAATTGATCCAGAGATTGTCAGTCAAGTACGACGCCATACTGAGAATAGGAAACAAGTCCTAGTTTCTTTGGACTCTAACCATACTCATGAGCATGTCCTTGCTGAACTGAACGCTTATGCAGATCTCATCTCCGTTGGGAGCTACTGCATTGTCTTTGATACCTGTATTGAAGATCTTCCGGTGGGTTCCTTCCCAAATCGCCCTTGGGATGTGGGCAATAACCCCAAGACGGCCGTTCATGTATGGCTGAAATCACATCCTGAATTTGCGATCGATAAAGACATTGATAATAAATTGCTCATTAGCGTAGCTCCAGATGGATATTTAAAAAGAATTAAATGAATAAGTTAGCATATAAATTAATTTTCTTGATAGTCAGCGCAAGTCATTACTATTACCCTCTACAATCTGAATCACTCAGAGAGAAAAACAATGGTTAAATTTTCAATTGTTATTCCCACTCGAGAGCGGCTAGGAACTCTAATCCATACGCTTCCAGCTTGCTTGAGAATTGAGAGAGATGATGTTGAGTTTGTTGTTTGCGATAACTTTAGCCAAGATGGTACGGCAGATTACTTAGAGACTATCAAAGATCCTCGAGTAAGAAAATATCGCACAAATCAAAGACTTTCTATGAAAGACAACTTTGAGCATGGTCTCACCCGTGCTCAAGGTGCATATCTCTGTTTTATAGGAGATGATGATCTAATCATTCCTTATCTTTTCTCACTTATCGAGCAAGAGATAGAAAATAACATAGAAACAGTCTGTTGGAATCGCTGGGTTTATTATTGGCCAGACTCTTACGAATCGCCTAATACATTAATCATCAATGATCATAATTTTAGGGTAGCGTTAAGCTCAAAGAGAGTATTAGATGCTTCCTTACGTTACTTCTTAAATTATCAAAACCTACCCTCTCTCTACAACTCATTTACTCATCGAGAAGTTTTTCAAAGAGTAATTAATTATAACTGTTCAAATTTAAAAACTGAAAATTTTTACCCTCAAGAAGCAATTTCTCCTGATGTATTCTCTGCTTTACAGATTCTGAGGTTTACTAATTCCTTTGTTCACATGGGTCTTCCTTTTACAGTTTCAGGAATATCAAAATCAAGTAATGGTGCAGGAGTTGCGAATAACTCTGAAGAATCACAAAAATTTGTTCAAGAGTTGCAAGTTAAACAACTAAGCGATCTTTTAAACGTAGCATTATTATCACTAAAAGATCAAAAGATGTCGTATCATATTACCAATTTAAGTGATTACATATGTTTTATTTTAAATTACATGTCAGAAGATTTACAAGAAGATATTTTTCTCGACCTAATTACATCAGGATGTAGAACTCTTTTAGAAATAGGGAATATTGATGCTGATGCTGCAATGCGATTGATTACTGATCATGGTATTTCCACATCAATTATCAATAGTAGAATTAACCTGCTTGATCAAGGATTTTATACATTATTTAGAGTGCCAATGTTCAATAGAGTGGTGATTGATGGTGATGAATATGGCTTTAGAAACTCTTTTGATACATCTATATTCTTAGACAATTATTTAGGCTCTTTGCTGTCCTAATAATTATCTAATTTTATAGCCTGCGGTGGCTAAATTTAATATTCTTCCTTGCGAGCCAAAAATACAGCCAGCTATGAAACAATATGAATATTATCTCTTAGGAAATGACGGTTAAATAATGAAGCTGCATATCGGTGGTAAAGAGCAGCATCCAGAATGGAAGATTTTTGATGCTTTGGAGCGGCCAGAGGTTGACTTTGTGGGGAATGCCGCTGACTTGAGCCAGTTCGCGGATAATTCGATCGAGGCAATTTATGCGAGCCATGTGCTGGAGCATTTTCATCATTCACTCGGGAATGAGTTGGTGTCGGTATTACAGGAGTGGCGACGAGTTTTGCAGCCAGAGGGCAAGCTTTATATCAGTGTGCCGGATTTACAGACTCTGAGTTGGCTGTTTTTAAGCCCGATGGCTGGATTTCAGCATCGTTTACAGATTATGCGAATGCTATTTGGGGGACAGGTTGATCAGTATGATGTCCACAAAGTTGGGTTTGATTGCGAGATCTTATTTGCTTATTTACAAGCGGCAGAGTTTTCTGACTACGAGCGAGTCGAGAACTTTGAACTCTTCCAAGATTGTAGTAGTTTAATATTCTTAGGTTATCCAATTAGCCTTAACGTCGTTGCGGTTAAATAAATCCATGAGTACTCAAAGTGATTGCTCAGCAAAGAATTATTACCAGCAAGCGATCGAGCAATGGAAATTGGGAGAGCAGAAGTTAGCACTTCTATTTTTTAAAAAAGCAGTGAGAGCAGAGTCTAATAATGCTCACTACTGGTATGCCCTAGCTGGTACATATCACATACAGAAAAAGTATCGTGCTGCTCGATTTTGTTTTGAACAATCACTCAAATTTAATCCCAGTCAGGATGATATTAAAATTTTTCTATGCGAAATATGTTACTCACTAACAGATCACAAATCTGTTGCTTATTATGCTAGGCAAATAGACTTTAACAAAATTCAAAATCTGGAAATTCTTTATAAAATTGCATGTTCTTTCAAGGAGCTTGGTCAACTAGAGCAAACTGGTAAAATCTGCTCTCAAATTTTATCACTAGATGATGACTTTTGGCAGGCAAAGCTACTTGCTGCTGAGGTACTAAGAATAAAAGGTTACGCAGGAGAAGCAAAAATATTAGTTCTAGAATTGATAGCTCAACAACCTACTATTGGTAAGTTTTGGAATGAACTCGGTATTAACGAAGTTGATCTAGCTCACGAAGAGGAAGCTTTATTCGCATTTTCTAAAGCAGAGCAATACGTATCAGAGCTAGAGAAACTAATTATAGGAAGTAATTATTTATTTGAATTTTCTAGTGGACTTAGAACAGCCAAAGATATTTTAGATGCACATTTACTTTGGACTAAAAAATATTGTAAAGACCAAGATATAAGTTGCCAATCCAGTAACTTCAACTATGTACAATCTAAAGATAAGACAAATATTGCCTATCTCTCAGGTGATTTTAAAACACACTCTGTAAGTTATTTTATCGAAGGAATTTTGAAGAATCATTCACGAGATGAGTTTAACATTATCTTGCTCTCGAATACGCAAGAAGATGAAAAGACAAAAAAGTTCAAAGACTTGGCAGATACTTGGATTGACTTAAAATTAACTGATTCTGAAACAACTACTCAGATTATCAAAGAGCTAAATATTGATATTCTTGTTGAGCTTTCTGGACACACAAATGGAAACAAACTTAATATCCTAAGTCCAAGAGTTGCACCTATTCAAGCTACTTATCTTGGCTACTTTGCTACAACAGGGCTGCCAACAATTGACTACTGGATAACTGACGAAATCGTTCACCCTATTCATACTTCAGAGCTGGCTACAGAAACTATTATTCGACTGCCTCGGTGCTATCTAGCTTACACTCCACCGACTAACTCTCCAACTGCTGCACTGCCGCCAGCTATTAACAATGGATACGTTACCTTTGGATCATTTGTTGCAAGTCGAAAAATCAGCGATTATTCAATCCTACTCTGGTCTTCTATTTTGAATGAAATTCCGAATAGTCAGCTTTTAATAAAGAATCGAAGTTGTCTTAGCGCATTATATCGCTCTGAGTTAATAGAAAAGTTTTCACTCTGTGGAATTAGTTCTCAGCGAATTAACTTTAATGAGGCTAAGTTGAACTTAGAGGATCATCTTGCAATGTATAACAAGATTGATATCGCTCTTGATACCTATCCGGCCAGTGGCTGCACAACCACCGCCGAAGCGCTCTGGATGGGTGTCCCTGTCCTGACTCGCCTTGGCGATTTAATGGTCAGCCGTAATAGTGCTTCTTTGCTCCATGCCCTGAATCTTCAAGACTGGATTGCAGAAACCGATGAAGAATACATTGAGAAAGGAGTCCAGTTTGCTCAATCAATCGATCAGCTTGCCCTGTTAAGACAAGGCATGCGAGAGCGATTTATGCAGTCTGAACTTTATGACTCTCAGGATCTCACCCGACATCTAGAAGACTTTTATCTAAAAGCCTTGCAAGAGAAGCTAAGCGGTAATAGAGAAGTCAGATTGTAATGTGACGAATAATTACATCTGTCATTTTTTGGATCTGGATTTCCCAAGACATTGTTTGGTGAATAGCCGCAGAGTGACCTAAGGCTTTAGTTTTCTGGTCTTGGTAGTTTTGATAGACCTTTTCTAACCATGCCACGATTTCATCTGGGTCAGATTGTCCCCAGCCTTCCGTGCCGACATAGGGCTGGTGAGGTTTGACAGGATCTTGAGTTTCTAGAGCATCAATCCCAAATAAATGGATGAGGTCTAGATGACCTGTGTTTTTAGAGAGCAAGGTTGGGATTCCACAAGCGATCGCTTCCATTGCTACTAAGTTGGTTCCACCCTCTGCCCGATTTGGGAAAATGGCAGCATGGGCTTCTCGGAGGACATAGGGCATTTGAAGATTGGGTGTAAAGCCCAAGCAGTAAAAAGAATCCTCTGGCAAGCCATTCTCGATCAGCCATTGACTAATGTTAGATCTAAGATCACCTTCTGTATTGGGTAAGCCTTGTACATAGCCAGCATGTTGAAGGCCATTCATATACTGAGGTAAAGCAGTGCTCCAATTACAGAGCAATAAAGCGTCTGGATGCTGTTGATGGAAGCGTTTAAATGCTTCAATGACAATATCCTGCCCTTTGCGGTACTCTAGTTTGCCACCTGAAAAGATGATAAAGCGATCGCCAAAATAACTGGTTGCTTGGCTCGGCTGAAAAAGTGCAGGGTCTACACCTTGGGGAATGGCGTAGGCATTACCTTGATAATGTGCAGCGACTAGGTCATTACACCATGTTGATCCAGAGATAATCACAGGGAAGCGCTTTGCTCTCTGCTTGCCTGTGGGTGTTACATAGGTATCTTCCATGAAGATTAAGCCAGCCCTTTGTTCAAGGGGAAATTCATACTCTCTAGACTGAAAATCATTCATCATTGCTTGCAAGACCAGCAACTTCTGATCAAGTCCCCGATCAAGTCGCTTTAATACATCATCATCACTCTCAGGATCGAAAACAGGTAGCTCTAAAACTTGTGGATCAACTAATGGGTGAAGATCCTGCAAATTTAAGTAAGGGCTTTTAAGGCAAATAGGAAACCATGACTGCCTTTGGTGACGAAGCTGAAGGATAAAATTAGTTCCAAAAACTCCCCAGCCCGTATAAGTTGAAATTAGCCAATCAAACGCGATCGCTCTTGCTTTCTTTTGATTGCAGTTGTCTATAACTGTCTCTAGACCAGAAGCCTGTTGGATATCTTTTTGAGAAGTTTTTTGATCTGTTTTCAGAGGAACAATAAAATGCTTGACAGAATCTTCAGTCAATTGAGTCTTATTCAGTATGAGATTGATTTTGGCTAGTCTCAGATGACTTTCAAGCTGCAAGTCATCTAAATTACTGGTTTCTAAACTTG
The sequence above is a segment of the Synechococcus elongatus PCC 11801 genome. Coding sequences within it:
- a CDS encoding glycosyltransferase, whose amino-acid sequence is MALLWLRPHWASPDQKAVLQISAALQQATEEAAGLLLDTAGAEEEQVNTALIEAAWAASENGIDIEEIACHGADCRTGLLGALLKYHQSCLQAVKQNTDLQRIPEPLATQLVDCLQHFPQQWQPSARSLAVIVPTYNCASKIERTLQSVEASIQFFQESLPFSSLYDVEVVIVDDASTDDTVTVVQSYISNKTHCQLVCHRFNRGAGIARNTGVNFSQGEILFFCDGDDLFLEKHVLLGILALEISLDQPQILDRLLEYAGISLDQEITQYIRNINGRPPYGFVSLGVKVDEDILTEWHQRITDSLLINLVVRRSVFQFVEGFPTQLVYQRLRCTEDVALRDCLYRFCNGLQVDVETTQYLRYPGNSLDRQLRKFQSPLTEAASLETSNLDDLQLESHLRLAKINLILNKTQLTEDSVKHFIVPLKTDQKTSQKDIQQASGLETVIDNCNQKKARAIAFDWLISTYTGWGVFGTNFILQLRHQRQSWFPICLKSPYLNLQDLHPLVDPQVLELPVFDPESDDDVLKRLDRGLDQKLLVLQAMMNDFQSREYEFPLEQRAGLIFMEDTYVTPTGKQRAKRFPVIISGSTWCNDLVAAHYQGNAYAIPQGVDPALFQPSQATSYFGDRFIIFSGGKLEYRKGQDIVIEAFKRFHQQHPDALLLCNWSTALPQYMNGLQHAGYVQGLPNTEGDLRSNISQWLIENGLPEDSFYCLGFTPNLQMPYVLREAHAAIFPNRAEGGTNLVAMEAIACGIPTLLSKNTGHLDLIHLFGIDALETQDPVKPHQPYVGTEGWGQSDPDEIVAWLEKVYQNYQDQKTKALGHSAAIHQTMSWEIQIQKMTDVIIRHITI
- a CDS encoding glycosyltransferase family 2 protein — its product is MVKFSIVIPTRERLGTLIHTLPACLRIERDDVEFVVCDNFSQDGTADYLETIKDPRVRKYRTNQRLSMKDNFEHGLTRAQGAYLCFIGDDDLIIPYLFSLIEQEIENNIETVCWNRWVYYWPDSYESPNTLIINDHNFRVALSSKRVLDASLRYFLNYQNLPSLYNSFTHREVFQRVINYNCSNLKTENFYPQEAISPDVFSALQILRFTNSFVHMGLPFTVSGISKSSNGAGVANNSEESQKFVQELQVKQLSDLLNVALLSLKDQKMSYHITNLSDYICFILNYMSEDLQEDIFLDLITSGCRTLLEIGNIDADAAMRLITDHGISTSIINSRINLLDQGFYTLFRVPMFNRVVIDGDEYGFRNSFDTSIFLDNYLGSLLS
- a CDS encoding acetyltransferase is translated as MNHSCIVWGATGQSKVIYDILQAENVRVVHLFDNNNQTKSFSVEIPLAFGVQGLEIYIKHLALKSIFPKEVDCIAAIGGTHGRARQDITETMKSFGFQPRSVQHKSAIVSSFSKTGNSTQILAGSIISFGAQIGDYSIINSGANIDHDCIIGDRCHVAPQAALAGEVLLENDVFVGTNATILPRIKIGQNSVVGAGSVVTKDVPSNSVVVGNPAKILRKIES
- a CDS encoding O-linked N-acetylglucosamine transferase, SPINDLY family protein, translating into MSTQSDCSAKNYYQQAIEQWKLGEQKLALLFFKKAVRAESNNAHYWYALAGTYHIQKKYRAARFCFEQSLKFNPSQDDIKIFLCEICYSLTDHKSVAYYARQIDFNKIQNLEILYKIACSFKELGQLEQTGKICSQILSLDDDFWQAKLLAAEVLRIKGYAGEAKILVLELIAQQPTIGKFWNELGINEVDLAHEEEALFAFSKAEQYVSELEKLIIGSNYLFEFSSGLRTAKDILDAHLLWTKKYCKDQDISCQSSNFNYVQSKDKTNIAYLSGDFKTHSVSYFIEGILKNHSRDEFNIILLSNTQEDEKTKKFKDLADTWIDLKLTDSETTTQIIKELNIDILVELSGHTNGNKLNILSPRVAPIQATYLGYFATTGLPTIDYWITDEIVHPIHTSELATETIIRLPRCYLAYTPPTNSPTAALPPAINNGYVTFGSFVASRKISDYSILLWSSILNEIPNSQLLIKNRSCLSALYRSELIEKFSLCGISSQRINFNEAKLNLEDHLAMYNKIDIALDTYPASGCTTTAEALWMGVPVLTRLGDLMVSRNSASLLHALNLQDWIAETDEEYIEKGVQFAQSIDQLALLRQGMRERFMQSELYDSQDLTRHLEDFYLKALQEKLSGNREVRL
- a CDS encoding class I SAM-dependent methyltransferase, with translation MKLHIGGKEQHPEWKIFDALERPEVDFVGNAADLSQFADNSIEAIYASHVLEHFHHSLGNELVSVLQEWRRVLQPEGKLYISVPDLQTLSWLFLSPMAGFQHRLQIMRMLFGGQVDQYDVHKVGFDCEILFAYLQAAEFSDYERVENFELFQDCSSLIFLGYPISLNVVAVK
- a CDS encoding DegT/DnrJ/EryC1/StrS family aminotransferase gives rise to the protein MTAQPLRRIPYTKPSITDLEVQYATDAARNGWGEHCYDYIIRFEEAFKAHLGVKYAIATSSCTGALHMGMHALGIGSGDEVILADTNWIATAAPIVHLGANPVFVDILPDSWCLDPEQVEEAITPKTKAIIAVHLYGNLCDMNALLAIGERHGIPVIEDAAEAIGSIYHGQRAGSMGRFGAFSFHGTKTITTGEGGMFVTNDPELYEQVLTLSNHGRARNQTKQFWPDVVGFKYKMSNIQAAIGCAQIERVNELIKEKQDILERYKKKFKEFQIGNYCFNKREENCEIGAWMTNVVIGHPSLNSMISESLQEHLKPLGIDVRPFFYPLSSVQPFQHLKPQNPTQWWSYKIPPSAINLPCAHGILSQEIDRITSCIASVVN
- a CDS encoding cephalosporin hydroxylase family protein, with the translated sequence MAHGGSLALSASLLCLLDVAEGLDPRQSTRKVVGVDIDIRPHNREALDQHPLRFKMELIEGSSIDPEIVSQVRRHTENRKQVLVSLDSNHTHEHVLAELNAYADLISVGSYCIVFDTCIEDLPVGSFPNRPWDVGNNPKTAVHVWLKSHPEFAIDKDIDNKLLISVAPDGYLKRIK